The Novipirellula artificiosorum genome contains a region encoding:
- a CDS encoding peptidase, which yields MTRTYPSPFLTPLSVALLLLLNAAPATAQRRGRDPHLAYAFPAGCQRGTESEIVVGGQHLKDATEIYLEGEDVDIEIIGWYRPLSRGEYTNLRMKIQETKEALIAEREAAGQIGEPTDEEVMEAAGVTEEQRKEMEIYRQRDRDPKRQPNEQLEEQVTLRLVVAKQAEPGKRELRFLTDGAISNPIWLHIGRWHEVKENEPNDRVFDADDAVDALPVVINGQIMPGDTDRFAFEATKGSKLVIDVAARDVIPFLADAVPGWFQAIVRLTDSAGNEVSYADSFHYRQDPVLYFEVPRDDRYTIEIRDTLYRGREDFVYRITLGEIPFVTSVFPLGASVDSEVTLLLNGWNLTDTQLPIKTMSRKQYRPTRWYTSQQSSGVSIRFPVQIDYWQEVFDEEPNDNYENAQTIKTPVTVNGRIDQAGDEDIFRIAGGGRLVAEVHARRLGSPVDSILRITDETGQEIAFNDDHKDITQALQTHHADSHLSVALPAGSNYFLHLSDAQRKGGPDFSYRLSLRAPQADFELRVVPASIIARAGQVVPITVFVMRRDGFAEDIAMRLINAPEGFLLGGSLIPGSVDKIRMTLTVPKDASEAPVALEMEGVARRRSRSRSEIVRPAIPAENMMQAFIWYHLVTVENWNVIVNGRPGAKLPFSVAMPRASLQLPRGGDYLLKAIPASQNIKPDDFHVELSEPPAGLSASILTDPSGAFGIKITTEEEEIEPGLRGNLIFSVYKEETPKPTEQEPEPKPRRTDYGYLPAIPFEVAVRKTSR from the coding sequence ATGACACGAACGTATCCCTCCCCCTTCCTTACCCCTCTGTCCGTTGCACTGTTGCTGCTTCTGAACGCTGCACCTGCGACGGCACAGCGTCGCGGTCGGGATCCCCATCTTGCCTACGCGTTCCCCGCCGGCTGCCAGCGCGGGACCGAGTCCGAGATTGTCGTGGGCGGCCAACACCTGAAAGACGCCACCGAAATCTATTTGGAAGGGGAGGACGTCGACATCGAAATCATCGGTTGGTATCGCCCCCTCAGCCGGGGTGAATACACCAACTTGAGAATGAAGATTCAGGAAACGAAAGAGGCCTTGATTGCCGAGCGGGAAGCGGCAGGCCAAATCGGTGAGCCGACCGATGAGGAGGTCATGGAAGCGGCCGGTGTGACCGAAGAGCAACGAAAAGAAATGGAGATCTATCGTCAACGTGATCGCGATCCCAAACGCCAGCCCAATGAGCAACTGGAAGAACAAGTGACCCTTCGGTTGGTCGTCGCAAAGCAAGCTGAACCAGGAAAACGCGAGTTGCGATTTCTTACGGACGGTGCAATCTCGAACCCCATATGGTTGCACATTGGTCGTTGGCATGAGGTGAAGGAAAACGAACCGAATGATCGTGTTTTCGACGCGGATGATGCGGTCGACGCCTTGCCGGTTGTGATCAATGGTCAAATCATGCCCGGCGACACCGACCGGTTTGCATTTGAAGCGACGAAGGGATCCAAGTTGGTCATCGATGTGGCGGCTCGCGATGTGATTCCCTTCTTGGCGGATGCCGTTCCCGGTTGGTTTCAAGCCATCGTACGGTTGACCGATTCAGCGGGAAATGAAGTCAGCTATGCCGATTCCTTTCACTATCGCCAAGACCCTGTGTTGTACTTTGAGGTTCCTCGCGACGACCGCTACACGATCGAAATCCGCGACACGCTGTATCGAGGTCGTGAAGACTTTGTGTACCGCATCACGCTCGGTGAGATTCCCTTTGTGACCAGTGTCTTTCCGCTTGGCGCTTCGGTCGATTCCGAGGTCACGCTGCTGCTCAACGGATGGAACCTGACCGATACTCAACTGCCAATCAAAACGATGTCTCGGAAACAATATCGGCCGACGCGTTGGTACACATCGCAGCAATCCAGCGGCGTCTCGATCCGTTTCCCCGTTCAGATCGACTATTGGCAGGAGGTCTTTGACGAGGAACCCAACGACAACTACGAGAATGCACAAACGATCAAGACACCGGTTACGGTGAATGGACGCATCGATCAAGCGGGCGACGAAGACATCTTTCGAATCGCTGGCGGCGGCCGCTTGGTGGCCGAAGTCCACGCTCGCCGACTCGGATCGCCGGTCGACTCGATCTTGCGAATTACGGACGAAACAGGCCAGGAGATTGCGTTCAATGATGACCACAAAGACATCACACAAGCCTTGCAAACCCACCATGCGGACTCTCACTTGTCGGTTGCCCTACCGGCAGGAAGCAACTACTTTTTGCACCTAAGTGATGCACAACGCAAAGGAGGCCCGGACTTCAGCTATCGGTTGAGTCTGCGAGCTCCGCAAGCTGATTTTGAGCTCCGAGTGGTACCCGCCAGCATCATCGCGCGTGCTGGCCAAGTCGTTCCCATCACGGTGTTCGTCATGCGAAGAGATGGGTTTGCCGAAGACATCGCCATGCGTTTGATCAACGCCCCTGAGGGGTTTTTACTGGGCGGCAGCTTGATCCCTGGATCGGTAGACAAAATTCGGATGACGTTAACCGTTCCTAAAGATGCATCCGAGGCACCGGTCGCCTTAGAAATGGAAGGCGTCGCACGTCGTCGGAGTCGCAGTCGAAGCGAAATCGTTCGCCCCGCGATCCCAGCCGAGAACATGATGCAGGCCTTTATCTGGTATCACTTGGTCACGGTTGAGAATTGGAATGTGATCGTCAATGGACGACCGGGGGCCAAGCTGCCGTTCTCTGTCGCGATGCCACGTGCGAGCCTGCAACTACCGCGAGGTGGCGACTATCTGCTGAAGGCGATTCCCGCTTCCCAAAACATCAAGCCCGACGATTTCCATGTCGAACTGAGCGAACCGCCAGCGGGGCTTTCTGCGTCGATTCTGACCGATCCCTCGGGAGCCTTTGGAATCAAGATCACGACGGAGGAAGAAGAGATCGAGCCCGGTCTAAGAGGGAACTTGATTTTCAGCGTCTACAAGGAAGAAACGCCGAAACCGACGGAGCAGGAACCCGAACCCAAGCCACGCCGCACCGATTATGGGTATCTACCCGCAATCCCATTCGAGGTGGCGGTTCGTAAAACGAGTCGGTAG
- a CDS encoding RrF2 family transcriptional regulator, which translates to MKLLSEACDYGLRAVIWIAQRPDEPQKVKDIAEGIKAAPGYLIKVLQELTKAGILSARRGSQGGFLLRRDPTVLTALDVINAIDPLERIETCPVDIESHLSGLCPMHRCIDDAMARIEETFRCTTIADVIASFPTAETFCKAMAPPRSATTAGSGGSSRARP; encoded by the coding sequence ATGAAACTACTCTCAGAGGCATGCGATTACGGGCTACGAGCCGTAATCTGGATCGCCCAGCGTCCGGACGAGCCTCAGAAGGTCAAGGACATCGCCGAAGGCATCAAAGCGGCCCCTGGTTACCTGATCAAGGTGCTACAGGAACTGACCAAGGCGGGGATTCTCAGTGCCCGACGTGGCAGCCAAGGCGGTTTTTTGTTGCGTCGTGACCCGACGGTACTGACCGCATTGGACGTGATTAACGCGATCGATCCGCTCGAACGAATCGAAACCTGCCCTGTGGACATCGAATCCCATCTGTCTGGTTTGTGCCCCATGCACCGCTGCATTGATGACGCAATGGCAAGGATCGAGGAAACGTTTCGCTGCACGACGATTGCCGATGTGATTGCTAGCTTTCCAACCGCCGAAACGTTTTGCAAAGCAATGGCCCCTCCTCGTTCGGCAACGACCGCGGGATCTGGCGGATCCAGTCGCGCGCGTCCGTAA
- a CDS encoding RidA family protein — translation MNESIQRTATAGSQPSPAGAEAVVCNSPDASICHRMQPMKQMLTSEGCSGGCQLEALASENKMPACLLSDQQHTVIHLDGVCRVALMVTPQASGSAVDQAWEAISTIRVILKQQSVPMTVTMQTVFVRSAEEIPAFAKLFAAYFGDCVPATSFIVQPPCGGQALAIEAWALGGDDVKVQFPLPDVVTIDYHNLRWIYLGGICPLAGVSGAFDETTSVFEQLVTRLGRVNATFKDVPRVWLYQGNITDPEQGIERYRELNRSRTDFFDQLQAEGRMTVSDQGHVVYPASTGIGMTGGGLTLSGMALQTDRKDVRLISLENPQQTSAFEYAKSFSVKSPKFARAMAVMIGEYATIWVSGTASILDSESVHLDDIEKQTEQTIDNIEQLISPTNCERHGLSGVGAELSDLAKVRVYVKRPEDFEKCRAVCERRFGALPTIYAFADVCRPELLVEIEGVAFAKIK, via the coding sequence ATGAACGAATCCATCCAACGCACGGCGACGGCGGGTTCGCAACCGAGCCCAGCGGGGGCGGAAGCGGTCGTTTGCAATTCGCCGGATGCTTCCATTTGTCATCGCATGCAACCGATGAAACAGATGCTCACGAGCGAAGGATGCAGTGGAGGATGTCAGTTGGAAGCATTGGCCAGCGAAAACAAGATGCCAGCCTGCTTGCTGAGCGATCAACAGCACACGGTGATCCATTTGGATGGGGTCTGCCGGGTGGCGTTGATGGTCACGCCTCAGGCAAGTGGCAGCGCCGTGGACCAGGCGTGGGAAGCGATTTCGACGATACGGGTGATCTTGAAACAGCAATCGGTACCGATGACGGTCACGATGCAAACCGTGTTTGTTCGCTCTGCAGAAGAGATTCCCGCGTTCGCAAAATTGTTTGCAGCCTACTTTGGCGACTGTGTGCCAGCGACGAGCTTCATCGTCCAACCCCCTTGTGGTGGTCAAGCACTTGCGATCGAAGCCTGGGCGTTGGGAGGCGATGACGTCAAAGTGCAATTCCCGCTACCCGATGTTGTTACGATTGATTATCACAACCTGCGTTGGATCTACCTGGGTGGGATCTGTCCGCTGGCGGGTGTTTCGGGCGCCTTCGATGAAACCACGAGCGTTTTCGAACAATTGGTCACTCGGCTTGGGAGGGTGAATGCAACGTTCAAGGACGTTCCGCGAGTTTGGTTGTATCAGGGCAACATCACCGATCCGGAACAAGGCATCGAACGCTACCGCGAATTGAATCGGTCGCGAACCGATTTCTTTGATCAGTTGCAGGCAGAGGGACGAATGACCGTTTCTGACCAGGGACATGTGGTTTATCCTGCCAGCACGGGGATCGGCATGACCGGCGGAGGATTGACCCTTAGCGGGATGGCGCTACAGACCGATCGAAAGGACGTTCGGCTGATCTCTCTAGAAAACCCTCAACAGACCTCCGCTTTTGAATACGCGAAGAGCTTTTCCGTGAAGAGCCCCAAGTTCGCTCGTGCGATGGCTGTGATGATCGGCGAGTATGCAACGATCTGGGTTTCCGGTACCGCCAGCATTTTGGACAGCGAAAGCGTCCACCTTGACGACATTGAAAAACAGACCGAGCAGACCATCGACAACATCGAACAATTGATCAGTCCAACGAACTGTGAACGACACGGTTTGTCCGGCGTCGGTGCTGAGTTATCCGACTTGGCCAAGGTGCGAGTCTACGTCAAACGGCCCGAAGACTTCGAAAAATGTCGGGCTGTTTGCGAGCGTCGGTTTGGTGCTCTGCCAACGATCTACGCGTTTGCGGATGTGTGTCGTCCCGAATTGCTTGTCGAAATCGAAGGCGTCGCCTTTGCTAAAATCAAATAG
- a CDS encoding DUF1501 domain-containing protein, which produces MTHSHPALNWGPTLSRRQTLHAGVLSSAGLALASRMQAKDFAIASGDAATKKFPEAKAKAVIQIWLAGGPPHTDTFDPKPEAGSDYTGPLSGTCQTNVPGIQIGELLPELGKCADKYSLIRSMTHGQFGHETASYLTQTGRMPGRLVYPAAGAVVCAFKGFPETKTAGPENLIPPYIVLTQPQGRFSEAGFMGIKYKPFATGGDPNASRFAVEGIVAADLSENQQLQRRELLAELNSLHRAIGELPDLALAESSRSQAYDLMLGDAGMVFNLAEEPDEMRTRYGRTKFGQSCLAARRLVEKGAKFVTINHGGWDTHKEHFQTMRRKLPELDRGLGTLIADLADRGLLESTIVWCIGEFGRSPKVANESPWNGGRHHFGSVFSTLVAGGGFKGGQIVGSSNAQGEKVKDRPVYPGDLIGTMYELLGIDPEASLPHPMGEFVRATPGEDEGMESGGRLTEIT; this is translated from the coding sequence ATGACCCATTCGCATCCTGCTCTGAATTGGGGACCCACTCTTAGTCGTCGTCAAACGCTCCACGCGGGCGTGCTTAGCTCTGCGGGATTGGCTCTGGCATCGCGAATGCAAGCCAAGGACTTCGCCATCGCTTCGGGTGATGCGGCGACCAAGAAGTTCCCCGAGGCAAAAGCAAAAGCGGTGATCCAGATTTGGCTCGCCGGCGGACCGCCGCACACCGACACGTTTGATCCGAAACCAGAGGCAGGAAGTGACTACACCGGCCCCCTGAGTGGCACCTGCCAGACGAACGTGCCAGGCATTCAGATTGGCGAATTGTTGCCAGAGCTTGGGAAGTGCGCTGACAAGTACTCCTTGATCCGAAGCATGACGCACGGACAATTTGGCCACGAGACGGCTTCTTACTTGACGCAAACCGGACGGATGCCCGGTCGGCTTGTTTACCCGGCGGCCGGCGCCGTCGTTTGTGCCTTCAAGGGGTTCCCGGAAACCAAAACCGCAGGTCCCGAAAACCTGATTCCACCCTACATTGTGCTGACCCAGCCACAAGGGAGGTTCTCAGAAGCCGGTTTCATGGGAATTAAGTACAAGCCGTTCGCCACCGGCGGTGATCCCAATGCAAGTCGATTTGCCGTCGAAGGCATCGTGGCGGCTGACTTGTCCGAGAATCAACAGTTGCAACGGCGTGAGTTACTCGCGGAACTGAATTCGCTCCATCGTGCCATTGGCGAACTCCCCGATTTGGCATTGGCCGAATCGTCTCGGAGTCAGGCCTACGACCTGATGCTCGGTGACGCCGGCATGGTGTTTAACTTGGCCGAAGAACCCGACGAAATGCGAACGCGTTACGGCCGAACGAAGTTTGGCCAATCGTGCTTGGCGGCACGACGATTGGTCGAGAAAGGAGCCAAGTTTGTGACCATCAATCACGGTGGTTGGGACACTCACAAAGAGCATTTCCAAACGATGCGGCGCAAGCTGCCGGAACTTGACCGTGGCTTAGGAACGTTGATCGCCGACCTGGCCGACCGCGGCTTACTCGAGAGTACGATCGTGTGGTGCATCGGTGAATTCGGTCGTTCCCCCAAGGTGGCAAACGAATCGCCTTGGAATGGTGGCCGTCATCATTTTGGATCGGTTTTCTCGACACTCGTCGCCGGCGGCGGATTCAAGGGCGGCCAGATCGTTGGATCGTCAAATGCCCAAGGCGAAAAAGTAAAAGATCGCCCCGTCTATCCCGGTGATTTGATCGGAACGATGTACGAGTTGTTGGGGATCGACCCCGAAGCCAGCTTACCACACCCCATGGGCGAATTCGTTCGGGCAACCCCAGGCGAAGACGAAGGCATGGAAAGCGGTGGCCGACTAACCGAGATCACGTAG
- a CDS encoding trypsin-like peptidase domain-containing protein, which yields MRSTILSRPAIGPLMFVSVVISLSSLMQPLAAQTPRPSGTTSSNRQTPTVLAIRRASPAVVNIHGQKTVRATAAGMAGATGPDSFRQVNGMGTGVIIDPRGYVITNYHVVEDVDEILVTLDDGSTTTADLVSARVRNDLALIKVSVNRELPTIPRGTSSDLMVGESVIAIGNAFGYVHTSTEGIISALHRDVPVNETQEYSDLIQISAGINPGNSGGPLLNIDGEIIGINVAVRVGAQQIAFAIPVDQVVEIVTEMIDDHNEQRLLTGLRTNGGPRDGDGVTVAHVSASSPAARDGLKPGDRVVRVGSRPIDDRLDFALALLGVTPGEPLELAVERSGRQVDVAMQFDAAPRQASAATVEELAWSAIGIQARPVAESTIRRLNARMRTSYRGGLYITAVRPGSPADQQSIVPGDVMIGIHGWQTSNLADLAEIFDHPDMQRGPRAKFFIVRQEQTLFGHMQLAAQSGVKRR from the coding sequence ATGCGATCGACTATCCTCTCTCGCCCGGCAATCGGCCCATTGATGTTTGTCAGCGTCGTGATTTCGCTTTCAAGCCTCATGCAGCCTTTGGCCGCTCAAACGCCGCGACCGTCCGGCACCACCAGCTCGAACCGGCAAACGCCGACCGTCCTGGCGATTCGCCGTGCGTCGCCCGCCGTGGTCAACATTCATGGCCAAAAAACGGTTCGAGCCACTGCGGCTGGAATGGCCGGAGCCACGGGGCCCGATTCGTTCCGGCAAGTCAACGGCATGGGGACGGGCGTGATCATTGACCCCCGCGGTTATGTGATCACGAACTACCATGTGGTCGAAGATGTGGATGAAATCCTCGTCACGCTCGATGACGGATCGACCACAACCGCAGATTTGGTGTCCGCACGGGTCCGAAATGACTTGGCCTTGATCAAGGTCAGTGTCAATCGCGAGCTGCCAACGATCCCGCGCGGCACCAGCAGCGACTTGATGGTCGGCGAGAGTGTCATCGCCATCGGCAATGCCTTTGGTTATGTCCACACCAGCACCGAAGGGATCATCAGCGCATTGCATCGCGATGTTCCGGTGAACGAGACGCAAGAGTACAGCGATCTGATTCAGATCAGCGCGGGGATTAACCCGGGGAACTCAGGCGGCCCGCTGCTGAACATTGATGGCGAAATTATCGGTATCAATGTGGCGGTTCGTGTCGGTGCTCAACAGATCGCGTTTGCGATTCCTGTTGATCAGGTCGTGGAGATCGTTACCGAAATGATCGACGACCACAACGAACAACGTCTACTGACGGGACTGCGAACGAACGGCGGACCCCGCGATGGCGACGGCGTGACCGTTGCCCATGTCTCCGCTAGCAGCCCCGCCGCACGGGATGGGCTGAAGCCGGGAGACCGCGTGGTCCGCGTTGGTTCGCGGCCCATCGATGATCGGCTCGACTTCGCATTGGCGTTGCTTGGAGTGACTCCCGGCGAGCCCTTAGAATTGGCCGTCGAACGCAGCGGTCGTCAAGTTGACGTTGCCATGCAATTCGATGCCGCTCCCCGGCAAGCCTCCGCGGCAACGGTCGAAGAACTCGCCTGGTCAGCGATCGGCATTCAGGCACGCCCGGTGGCGGAATCGACAATCCGCCGACTGAATGCTCGGATGCGGACCAGCTATCGAGGCGGTTTGTACATCACGGCAGTGCGACCCGGGTCTCCGGCAGACCAACAGAGCATTGTCCCGGGAGATGTGATGATCGGGATTCACGGCTGGCAGACATCCAACCTTGCCGACCTCGCCGAGATCTTTGATCACCCTGACATGCAGCGTGGCCCACGAGCCAAGTTCTTTATTGTTCGCCAAGAACAAACGTTGTTCGGCCACATGCAGCTAGCGGCTCAATCCGGAGTCAAGCGGCGATAG
- a CDS encoding DUF1553 domain-containing protein: MFGSSVVMFGLVVWVVAESGSEVSSPTTGSATAEKASPVAAVERDRRDRRLREDALVRPDVPASHSGQSLALDLPDTMHDLETFDTEWTDRPFESESPVHAHNSIDDLVFRNLIERGIEPAKLCSDETFLRRVYIDLLGTLPTVDETTRFLDDRDERKRAKLIDAVLQRDEYVDYITMKWCDILRVKAEFPINLWPNAAQAYHHWIHESVKTNRRYDEFAFELLTASGSNFRTPQVNFYRAMQSKEPIAIAQTVALTFLCERAEKWPTERLEGMSGFFSKVGYKPTGEWKEEIVFYDARRGETASPNDPVAAVYPNGVKAIIPAGEDPRRVFASWLVHEKNPWFARAIANRVWFWLLGRGIVDPPDDVGPENPASNLELLNHLADDLIAADFDLKHLFREILNSSTYQLSCIPATEDPDAGVHFAHYHPRRLDAEVLIDAICQITGTTEVYMSIIPEPFTFLPDHQRAIALPDGSITSSFLETFGRPARDTGMELERNNRLTAGQALHLLNSNHIRDKLKQGPGIKELLRQAINSTQTAEILYLAILSRRPTETERMTAEELCRSHEGTRDLAWALVNTDEFLFRH; this comes from the coding sequence ATGTTCGGTTCATCCGTCGTGATGTTCGGATTGGTGGTTTGGGTCGTCGCCGAATCGGGATCCGAGGTTTCGTCGCCCACCACTGGGTCCGCTACTGCGGAAAAGGCGTCACCGGTCGCTGCTGTCGAGCGTGATCGCCGCGACCGCCGGCTTCGCGAGGACGCTTTGGTCCGACCGGACGTGCCAGCTTCTCACTCCGGTCAATCGCTTGCGCTCGATTTGCCAGACACCATGCACGATCTGGAAACGTTCGATACCGAGTGGACCGATCGACCCTTCGAGAGCGAGTCGCCCGTTCATGCTCACAACTCCATTGACGATTTGGTTTTCCGCAACCTGATCGAGCGAGGAATCGAGCCTGCGAAACTTTGCAGCGACGAAACCTTCCTGCGCCGTGTTTACATTGATCTGCTCGGCACGCTGCCAACCGTAGACGAAACGACAAGGTTTCTTGACGACCGTGATGAACGCAAGCGTGCCAAACTGATCGACGCCGTGCTCCAACGAGACGAGTACGTCGACTACATCACGATGAAGTGGTGTGACATTCTTAGAGTCAAAGCTGAGTTTCCGATCAATCTTTGGCCGAATGCAGCACAGGCCTATCACCATTGGATTCATGAATCGGTCAAGACCAATCGTCGTTACGATGAGTTCGCATTTGAATTGCTGACTGCCTCGGGCAGCAATTTCCGAACGCCGCAAGTCAACTTCTATCGTGCGATGCAAAGCAAAGAGCCCATCGCGATTGCTCAAACGGTAGCCTTGACGTTCTTGTGTGAACGAGCCGAAAAATGGCCTACCGAACGGCTGGAAGGGATGAGCGGTTTTTTTAGCAAAGTGGGCTACAAACCGACGGGGGAATGGAAAGAAGAAATCGTTTTCTATGATGCCCGACGCGGTGAGACGGCATCCCCGAATGATCCGGTCGCGGCCGTCTACCCCAACGGCGTGAAAGCGATCATCCCGGCGGGTGAAGATCCTCGACGCGTTTTCGCGAGCTGGTTGGTTCATGAAAAGAATCCTTGGTTCGCTCGAGCCATTGCAAACCGTGTTTGGTTTTGGCTACTCGGACGCGGCATTGTAGACCCGCCTGACGACGTCGGGCCAGAGAATCCCGCGTCGAACCTTGAACTGTTGAATCATCTTGCAGACGACCTGATTGCGGCTGATTTTGACCTCAAACACCTGTTTCGAGAAATCCTCAATTCAAGCACCTACCAGTTGTCCTGTATTCCAGCAACGGAGGATCCGGACGCGGGAGTGCATTTTGCTCATTACCACCCGCGACGCCTCGATGCCGAAGTCTTGATTGATGCGATCTGTCAAATCACCGGAACGACCGAAGTGTACATGAGCATCATTCCAGAGCCTTTCACCTTCTTGCCCGATCATCAACGAGCGATTGCACTTCCCGACGGCAGCATCACCAGCAGTTTCTTAGAGACCTTTGGGCGTCCTGCTCGCGATACGGGGATGGAACTTGAACGAAACAATCGACTGACCGCCGGTCAAGCGTTGCACCTGCTCAACTCGAACCATATTCGCGACAAGCTCAAACAGGGTCCTGGGATCAAGGAGCTACTCCGTCAAGCGATCAATTCAACACAGACAGCGGAGATCCTTTACCTTGCGATTTTGTCGCGCAGACCGACCGAGACGGAGCGAATGACCGCAGAAGAGCTTTGCCGCTCCCACGAGGGCACTCGTGATTTGGCATGGGCACTCGTCAATACCGACGAGTTTTTGTTCCGCCATTAG
- a CDS encoding tyrosine-type recombinase/integrase, protein MTKASVASTRPKAKANKPAKPRKDFPLFPHASGQWAKKVLGQMHYFGVWADPVAAEKEWERQKLALLEGRDPDEAIYGETVGWLCNAFVESKALQKERSELSERSFKDYRRVAKEIATHFGKGRRLDSIRPSDFERYRNSFPDTWGPTTINSQLRLVRVLFKYANDIEVTKRPIRYSIGLKAVPKSTVRKHQATQDAKEYTADEVWRLYHESPQPMRAFILLGLNAAYGTMDIARLRIDDIDFKNHWLGVMRGKTGIARGCWLWPETLTALREAIDAKPYTTRPSLEPLAFITTHRRPWAEDGSTSHPLTMAFNKLKKAAEIDKPGVGHYALRHTFATVASGARDQQAVDYVMGHIDNTMAGNYREGIDPKRVKAVCQFVRRWFLAGKPKGGAK, encoded by the coding sequence ATGACAAAGGCAAGTGTAGCATCCACACGTCCGAAAGCGAAGGCAAACAAACCTGCCAAGCCTCGCAAGGACTTCCCTCTCTTTCCGCACGCTAGCGGACAATGGGCCAAAAAAGTTCTTGGCCAGATGCACTATTTCGGAGTGTGGGCCGATCCCGTCGCAGCTGAAAAAGAGTGGGAGCGTCAAAAGCTAGCTTTACTTGAAGGCCGAGATCCCGACGAAGCGATCTATGGCGAAACGGTGGGGTGGCTCTGCAATGCTTTCGTGGAATCGAAGGCTCTGCAAAAAGAACGCAGCGAATTGAGCGAGCGATCATTCAAAGACTACCGCAGAGTGGCTAAGGAAATCGCTACCCACTTTGGTAAAGGCCGACGACTTGATTCAATTCGCCCCAGCGACTTTGAACGGTATCGCAATTCGTTTCCCGACACATGGGGACCGACAACGATCAACAGCCAATTGCGGTTGGTCCGTGTGCTGTTCAAGTACGCGAACGACATCGAAGTCACAAAACGACCGATCCGTTACAGCATCGGACTGAAGGCCGTTCCAAAGTCTACGGTGCGCAAGCACCAAGCCACCCAGGACGCTAAGGAATACACCGCAGACGAAGTGTGGCGTTTGTATCACGAATCGCCGCAACCGATGCGAGCGTTCATTTTGTTGGGACTGAACGCAGCCTATGGCACGATGGACATTGCACGACTGCGAATCGACGACATCGACTTTAAGAACCACTGGCTTGGCGTGATGCGAGGCAAGACGGGAATCGCTCGAGGTTGTTGGTTGTGGCCGGAAACGCTCACAGCACTGCGAGAAGCGATTGACGCTAAACCGTACACCACAAGACCGAGTTTGGAGCCGTTGGCGTTCATCACGACGCACCGACGACCGTGGGCCGAAGATGGAAGCACATCGCACCCTTTGACGATGGCGTTCAACAAATTGAAGAAAGCCGCCGAGATAGACAAGCCAGGTGTTGGCCATTATGCGCTGCGTCACACGTTCGCAACCGTCGCCAGTGGTGCGAGGGATCAGCAGGCCGTCGATTACGTGATGGGCCACATCGACAACACGATGGCAGGCAACTACCGCGAAGGAATCGACCCGAAGCGAGTGAAGGCGGTCTGTCAGTTTGTGCGGAGGTGGTTCCTCGCAGGGAAGCCGAAAGGGGGTGCGAAATGA
- a CDS encoding helix-turn-helix domain-containing protein: MEAKNVPQTAKEFGCGIDHVRKLIDAGELQAVNIGLGKQRSRWVIPCEEIEAFKRRRASQRPITRSRKAPPTVTRDWLSD, encoded by the coding sequence ATGGAAGCAAAAAACGTCCCACAGACGGCAAAGGAATTTGGCTGTGGAATTGACCACGTTCGCAAGTTGATTGACGCAGGCGAATTGCAAGCCGTCAACATCGGACTTGGAAAGCAACGATCGAGATGGGTGATCCCTTGCGAGGAAATCGAAGCGTTCAAACGACGCAGAGCAAGCCAGCGACCGATCACACGTAGCCGAAAGGCACCCCCCACAGTCACGCGAGATTGGCTGAGTGATTGA